From Polynucleobacter sp. JS-JIR-II-b4, a single genomic window includes:
- a CDS encoding ATP-binding protein produces the protein MNGKDNQVELLEVLPDPISLIESMRAVGYSVEAAIADLIDNSLSAEATKISVAYDGVSQPFVAILDNGLGMSSSGITEAMRHGKNPNDPREKSDLGRFGLGLKTASLSQCRKLTVVSKKDGQINARCWDLDIVALKNKWVVTIPSIQEIEKFSFFAELNKQESGTLVVWEELDKLLAGAKDADKEMTLKFHGLLEYLALIFHRFTQKESGFKEVSIDVNGQPLPFRDPFLKANSYRQNLEGQVIRHEKGNVTITPHILPPVNHLTPEEIAITGGLDGLRNSQGFYIYRGRRLVIWGTWFRLVPKEEFFKLSRIQVDIPNSFDELWSLDIKKSAAFPPDVIRNRLKELIPHFANTSRKTVTYPGRRRGVEQITPLWERLEPAHGLFKYEINEEHPLVKRVSEQLDGKSMGNLRDLISAIECSLPVEAIYADLCNDARSKLDTDVDELIRIGQILLESSVLSAEEVLKMEPLSRYPKLHDEILKGLNV, from the coding sequence ATGAACGGCAAAGATAATCAAGTGGAATTGTTAGAGGTATTACCAGATCCAATTTCACTTATTGAATCAATGCGGGCAGTCGGATACTCTGTTGAGGCTGCGATCGCAGACTTAATTGATAACAGTCTATCTGCTGAGGCAACAAAAATTAGCGTTGCTTATGATGGGGTATCGCAGCCATTTGTAGCTATTCTAGATAATGGCCTCGGAATGAGTTCCTCTGGAATTACCGAGGCAATGCGACATGGAAAAAATCCAAATGATCCTCGTGAAAAATCTGATTTAGGTCGCTTCGGGCTTGGACTAAAGACAGCATCTCTTTCTCAGTGCAGAAAGTTGACCGTTGTATCAAAAAAAGATGGACAGATTAATGCGCGATGCTGGGATCTAGATATCGTAGCGTTAAAAAATAAGTGGGTTGTGACAATTCCCTCCATTCAAGAAATTGAGAAATTTAGCTTTTTTGCAGAGCTTAATAAACAAGAATCTGGAACTCTTGTCGTTTGGGAGGAGCTAGATAAGTTACTCGCAGGCGCTAAAGATGCAGATAAAGAGATGACACTTAAGTTCCATGGTTTATTGGAATATTTGGCCTTAATTTTTCATCGGTTTACTCAAAAGGAGTCTGGGTTTAAAGAGGTTTCAATTGATGTGAACGGGCAGCCGCTGCCATTTCGAGACCCTTTCTTAAAGGCAAATAGCTATAGGCAAAATCTAGAGGGCCAGGTGATACGCCACGAAAAAGGCAATGTCACAATTACCCCTCATATTCTTCCTCCGGTAAATCATTTAACGCCCGAAGAGATTGCTATTACAGGTGGTCTAGACGGCTTAAGAAATTCACAGGGATTTTATATTTATCGGGGTAGAAGACTTGTTATTTGGGGTACTTGGTTTCGATTGGTCCCAAAGGAAGAGTTTTTTAAACTATCAAGAATACAAGTGGATATACCAAATTCATTTGATGAATTATGGTCACTAGATATTAAGAAATCCGCAGCATTTCCCCCGGATGTAATTCGTAATCGCCTAAAGGAATTGATACCTCATTTTGCGAATACAAGTCGCAAAACTGTAACTTATCCCGGACGAAGAAGAGGGGTTGAGCAAATTACTCCACTGTGGGAGCGGCTAGAGCCCGCACATGGCTTATTTAAGTATGAGATCAATGAGGAGCACCCGCTTGTAAAGAGAGTATCTGAGCAGTTGGATGGGAAATCGATGGGTAATTTGAGAGATTTAATTTCTGCTATCGAATGTTCGCTTCCAGTAGAGGCGATTTATGCAGATCTTTGTAATGATGCACGGTCAAAGCTAGATACTGATGTGGATGAATTGATCAGAATAGGCCAAATCTTATTGGAGTCTAGTGTTTTATCTGCGGAAGAAGTTCTTAAGATGGAGCCATTAAGTCGGTACCCAAAATTGCATGATGAGATATTAAAAGGATTAAACGTATGA
- a CDS encoding Z1 domain-containing protein encodes MTAMDLYVIAIGLLGSQTLTDELLEEILGQLKRIAPDANEEHLKSIKKRLESNLGVRSTPGYSLHGGDQDPWLDQVKPTIKWEYWDAYVNELKTNGFNTDVIRVLDEDTNNILNECGNPSREGPWRIKGLVMGDVQSGKTANYCGLVNKAADAGYRVIILLTGVIEELRSQTQARLDSGFVGKDSREILQGINGGSDIGSGRFRSKTPNVLTSVDSDFLTSNKKALGGIPLKNIQEPVLLVMKKNKTALSNLKSFLETQMSGNSYLDVPMLMIDDEADNASVNAKKDEDPATINKLIRQLLESFSKSSYCAYTATPFANVFITPDGEDLFPENFVYSLNAPNSYIGVAKIFREDGEHHYQLQTIDDAEEFIPEKHKKDFEVVDLPPSLKEAIRVFFITCAIRDLREEPLKHRSMLINVSRFTDVQNRLSGVVKNYVYELTEEIKQYLAADALWSRHDLLKELHETWEQHFADAGISWHEIRKALYSSISSVKTVTINQKTEETEKLNYTQHPAGRRVIAIGGLTLSRGLTLEGLSTSYFYRNSKAYDTLLQMGRWFGYRSGYEDLCRVWAAEDAQEWFEHIADVVDELRLDIKRMHVNRKPPKLFGMRVRSHPGALLVTARNKMRNAKEIEIAVSFSGYKAETPFIPSNKGEIAKNISETKSFLSALGRPSKMSGTRRIWEDVSASKIAMYLSTISISNMNFAFMATTAEEERPLIKFIRENTVESLSEWDVCLPQGSGELLEEFKILKDDGSIEIVKSRGRQFSIVPPSSNFYKLNKQRVGESEDEKVGLLPEAVKEAEAEWRQDPKNDGKVTVPGKAFTAFRHRPLLTIHLITPMDPKETKSEKAGKSKKPKSMAASDVANGPFVALGINFPIYEENGNVNYVPYKLNRIALAQLGLIGETDDGDEDED; translated from the coding sequence ATGACCGCCATGGATCTTTATGTAATTGCTATTGGACTTTTAGGTAGCCAAACCTTAACTGATGAATTATTAGAAGAGATACTTGGTCAACTAAAGAGAATTGCCCCAGATGCCAACGAAGAGCACCTTAAATCTATTAAGAAAAGACTTGAATCAAATCTTGGCGTGAGGTCAACGCCTGGCTATTCTTTGCACGGTGGAGATCAGGATCCTTGGCTGGACCAAGTTAAGCCAACCATTAAATGGGAATATTGGGATGCTTACGTTAATGAACTGAAGACCAACGGTTTTAATACAGATGTTATTCGTGTCCTAGATGAGGATACGAATAATATTCTTAATGAGTGTGGGAATCCATCAAGAGAGGGCCCATGGCGAATTAAAGGGCTGGTTATGGGCGACGTCCAGTCTGGCAAAACTGCAAATTATTGCGGTCTAGTAAATAAAGCGGCCGATGCTGGTTACCGGGTGATCATATTGCTTACGGGCGTCATAGAGGAGTTGAGATCGCAAACCCAAGCTCGCTTAGATTCTGGTTTCGTAGGAAAAGACAGTAGAGAAATTTTGCAAGGTATAAATGGCGGTAGCGATATCGGCTCAGGAAGATTTAGATCAAAGACGCCAAACGTTCTCACTTCAGTCGATTCTGACTTTTTAACTTCAAATAAAAAAGCTCTAGGTGGCATCCCCTTAAAGAATATTCAAGAGCCAGTTCTTCTTGTGATGAAGAAAAATAAAACTGCGCTCTCAAATCTGAAGAGTTTTTTAGAGACTCAAATGAGCGGCAATAGTTATTTAGATGTTCCAATGCTCATGATTGATGATGAGGCAGATAACGCGTCTGTTAACGCTAAAAAAGATGAAGATCCGGCCACAATTAATAAATTAATAAGGCAACTATTAGAATCATTCAGCAAGTCAAGTTATTGCGCCTATACTGCCACCCCTTTTGCTAATGTTTTTATTACGCCGGACGGTGAAGACTTATTCCCAGAAAATTTTGTCTACTCATTAAACGCGCCGAATAGTTATATTGGCGTTGCAAAGATATTTAGAGAGGATGGCGAACATCACTATCAACTTCAAACTATTGATGATGCGGAAGAATTTATTCCGGAAAAACATAAAAAAGATTTTGAAGTCGTCGATCTACCGCCATCCTTAAAAGAGGCAATACGAGTCTTTTTTATTACCTGTGCGATTAGAGATTTAAGGGAGGAGCCCCTTAAACACAGATCTATGCTTATTAATGTAAGTCGCTTTACGGACGTTCAGAATAGGCTATCTGGCGTTGTAAAAAATTACGTCTACGAGTTAACTGAAGAAATTAAGCAATACCTAGCAGCAGATGCCTTATGGAGCAGGCATGATTTATTAAAAGAACTGCATGAGACTTGGGAGCAGCATTTTGCAGATGCGGGTATTAGTTGGCATGAAATTCGAAAGGCTTTATACAGCTCAATTTCTAGCGTTAAAACAGTTACTATTAACCAAAAGACCGAAGAAACGGAAAAGTTAAATTACACGCAACATCCAGCTGGTCGCAGGGTAATTGCGATAGGGGGGTTAACCTTATCAAGAGGGCTTACGTTAGAAGGTTTATCTACAAGTTATTTCTATAGAAACTCAAAAGCCTACGACACCTTACTTCAAATGGGTAGGTGGTTTGGGTATCGCTCTGGGTATGAAGACTTATGTAGGGTTTGGGCTGCAGAAGATGCTCAGGAATGGTTTGAGCATATTGCGGATGTGGTTGACGAATTGCGTCTCGATATTAAGAGAATGCATGTTAATAGAAAGCCTCCAAAATTATTTGGCATGAGAGTAAGGTCGCATCCAGGCGCCCTCCTTGTTACCGCACGCAATAAGATGCGAAACGCCAAGGAAATAGAAATTGCCGTTTCTTTTAGTGGATATAAAGCTGAGACGCCTTTTATTCCAAGCAATAAAGGCGAAATAGCGAAGAATATCTCTGAAACAAAATCATTCCTTAGTGCCCTAGGTAGGCCATCAAAGATGAGTGGCACAAGACGCATCTGGGAAGATGTTTCCGCCTCTAAGATTGCGATGTACCTATCTACCATATCAATTTCTAATATGAACTTCGCTTTCATGGCAACTACTGCAGAAGAAGAGCGACCGCTAATAAAATTTATTAGAGAAAATACTGTGGAATCTCTATCCGAGTGGGATGTATGTTTGCCCCAGGGATCCGGAGAGCTCTTAGAAGAATTCAAAATTCTAAAAGACGACGGATCTATTGAGATTGTGAAATCAAGGGGGCGACAATTTTCAATAGTTCCCCCCAGTTCTAATTTTTACAAATTGAACAAACAAAGGGTTGGAGAGAGTGAAGATGAGAAGGTGGGATTACTGCCGGAAGCAGTAAAAGAAGCCGAGGCAGAGTGGAGGCAAGATCCGAAGAATGATGGAAAGGTAACTGTTCCAGGAAAAGCATTCACGGCTTTTAGACATAGACCTCTTCTGACAATTCATTTAATTACACCAATGGACCCCAAGGAAACTAAGTCGGAAAAAGCTGGAAAGTCTAAGAAGCCAAAATCAATGGCCGCCTCAGATGTGGCGAATGGCCCTTTTGTAGCTCTTGGCATAAATTTCCCAATTTATGAAGAGAATGGGAACGTTAACTATGTGCCATACAAGCTTAATCGCATTGCGCTAGCGCAGCTCGGTCTAATTGGTGAAACTGATGATGGTGATGAAGATGAAGATTAA